From Phyllopteryx taeniolatus isolate TA_2022b chromosome 18, UOR_Ptae_1.2, whole genome shotgun sequence, the proteins below share one genomic window:
- the LOC133468189 gene encoding mitoregulin-like — protein sequence MADFSERSVQAAVVVSFLAGFAAGWQANRMRRKFLDWRKKRLQDKLTETQKKLDLA from the coding sequence ATGGCAGACTTCTCGGAGAGGTCAGTGCAGGCGGCCGTCGTCGTGTCCTTCCTGGCGGGCTTCGCGGCCGGCTGGCAGGCCAACCGGATGCGCAGGAAGTTTCTGGACTGGCGGAAGAAGAGGCTACAAGACAAACTGACAGAGACGCAGAAGAAACTTGACTTGGCCTGA
- the scml4 gene encoding sex comb on midleg-like protein 4 isoform X2, with product MHLDSRQPRSLFVVRVPPLLLLLLRPDTRRPTGRPGVMSGPSGALQMQALGPRFRAVGPPGKVPGRKRGRPPTRKLHFQSSYYTEPVCVAPSVPKKRGRKPGFKLKSRMVTSPLATSPPRCTPEPELGSLPQDAAIVPCSASPHALTETSVPDDFVFEPSTDSKRYNSVFGVMTSQYNRKHGYGYRGNSSGCPTPRMATCRPDTSSGSFPEANKNVSSAVAMEPGECRRPPGKDPSSWGVDEVVCFIKDADPQALGPHAETFRKHEIDGDALLLLKSEMMMKYLGLKLGPALKLCYHIDRLKQNRL from the exons ATGCATCTTGACAGCAGACAGCCGAGGAGCCTGTTCGTTGTTCGAGtcccgccgctgctgctgctgctgctgcggccCGACACAAGGAGACCAACCGGACGGCCTG GTGTGATGAGCGGCCCGTCAGGGGCTCTGCAGATGCAGGCCCTGGGCCCCCGCTTCCGGGCGGTGGGGCCCCCCGGTAAGGTGCCCGGCAGGAAGAGGGGGCGTCCCCCGACCCGCAAGCTGCACTTCCAGAGCTCGTACTACACCGAGCCCGTGTGTGTGGCCCCCAGCGTGCCCAAGAAGAGAGGCAGGAAGCCCGGCTTTAAG cTGAAGTCCAGGATGGTAACATCACCGTTAGCTACTTCACCTCCCAGATGCACACCAGAACCAGAACTTGGATCTTTACCCCAGGATGCGGCCATCGTCCCCTGCTCTGCATCGCCACACGCCCTCACAG AAACATCGGTGCCTGACGACTTCGTGTTCGAGCCCTCCACGGACTCCAAGCGCTACAATTCGGTCTTCGGAGTGATGACGTCGCAGTACAACCGGAAACACGGGTACGGTTACCGGGGCAACAGCAGCGGCTGCCCCACACCGAGGATGGCCACATGCAGACCGGATACCAGTTCCGGAAGCTTCCCGGAGGCCAACAAGAATG TTTCTAGCGCGGTGGCGATGGAGCCGGGAGAGTGCAGGCGTCCCCCAGGGAAAGACCCGTCAAGCTGGGGTGTGGACGAGGTGGTGTGCTTCATCAAGGACGCTGACCCTCAAGCACTGGGACCTCACGCGGAAACCTTCAGGAAACAC GAAATAGATGGCGACGCCCTCCTGCTTCTGAAAAGTGAGATGATGATGAAGTATCTAGGACTGAAACTGGGCCCCGCGCTCAAGCTGTGCTACCATATCGACAGGTTGAAACAGAATCGCTTGTGA
- the scml4 gene encoding sex comb on midleg-like protein 4 isoform X1: MHLDSRQPRSLFVVRVPPLLLLLLRPDTRRPTGRPGVMSGPSGALQMQALGPRFRAVGPPGKVPGRKRGRPPTRKLHFQSSYYTEPVCVAPSVPKKRGRKPGFKLKSRMVTSPLATSPPRCTPEPELGSLPQDAAIVPCSASPHALTAETSVPDDFVFEPSTDSKRYNSVFGVMTSQYNRKHGYGYRGNSSGCPTPRMATCRPDTSSGSFPEANKNVSSAVAMEPGECRRPPGKDPSSWGVDEVVCFIKDADPQALGPHAETFRKHEIDGDALLLLKSEMMMKYLGLKLGPALKLCYHIDRLKQNRL; encoded by the exons ATGCATCTTGACAGCAGACAGCCGAGGAGCCTGTTCGTTGTTCGAGtcccgccgctgctgctgctgctgctgcggccCGACACAAGGAGACCAACCGGACGGCCTG GTGTGATGAGCGGCCCGTCAGGGGCTCTGCAGATGCAGGCCCTGGGCCCCCGCTTCCGGGCGGTGGGGCCCCCCGGTAAGGTGCCCGGCAGGAAGAGGGGGCGTCCCCCGACCCGCAAGCTGCACTTCCAGAGCTCGTACTACACCGAGCCCGTGTGTGTGGCCCCCAGCGTGCCCAAGAAGAGAGGCAGGAAGCCCGGCTTTAAG cTGAAGTCCAGGATGGTAACATCACCGTTAGCTACTTCACCTCCCAGATGCACACCAGAACCAGAACTTGGATCTTTACCCCAGGATGCGGCCATCGTCCCCTGCTCTGCATCGCCACACGCCCTCACAG CAGAAACATCGGTGCCTGACGACTTCGTGTTCGAGCCCTCCACGGACTCCAAGCGCTACAATTCGGTCTTCGGAGTGATGACGTCGCAGTACAACCGGAAACACGGGTACGGTTACCGGGGCAACAGCAGCGGCTGCCCCACACCGAGGATGGCCACATGCAGACCGGATACCAGTTCCGGAAGCTTCCCGGAGGCCAACAAGAATG TTTCTAGCGCGGTGGCGATGGAGCCGGGAGAGTGCAGGCGTCCCCCAGGGAAAGACCCGTCAAGCTGGGGTGTGGACGAGGTGGTGTGCTTCATCAAGGACGCTGACCCTCAAGCACTGGGACCTCACGCGGAAACCTTCAGGAAACAC GAAATAGATGGCGACGCCCTCCTGCTTCTGAAAAGTGAGATGATGATGAAGTATCTAGGACTGAAACTGGGCCCCGCGCTCAAGCTGTGCTACCATATCGACAGGTTGAAACAGAATCGCTTGTGA